Proteins encoded by one window of Nasonia vitripennis strain AsymCx chromosome 5, Nvit_psr_1.1, whole genome shotgun sequence:
- the LOC100117602 gene encoding phosphorylase b kinase gamma catalytic chain, skeletal muscle/heart isoform isoform X1: MTKREMAKDDGDDLLPDKDAAKGFYAKYEPKEILGRGISSTVRRCIEKETGIEYAAKIIDISCEPHDGIDSHSMKDATMQEVQILRRVAGHPYIIELHDVFESNTFIFLIFELCKNGELFDYLTSVVTLSEKKTRYIMRQVFEGVQHVHNQGIVHRDLKPENILLDDNLNVKITDFGFARFLKPGEKLFDLCGTPGYLAPEVLKCNMFEKSDGYSFEVDVWACGVIMFTLLVGCPPFWHRKQMVMLRNIMEGKYSFTSPEWADITEAPKDLISKLLVVDPTKRISIKEALEHSFFHTVLWDQDIAPLKRSLSSNSRRLSRISQLALELKAKSFNARKRFQLAILCVRAVIRIKRLHSTPEPLSVQVASTDPYRIKVLRKVIDGCAFRVYGHWVKKGEGQNRAALFENTPKTDLKHLYVSNLSR; this comes from the exons ATGACAAAGAGGGAAATGGCGAAAGACGATGGGGACGATCTTCTGCCTGACAAAGATGCTGCCAAGGGCTTCTACGCCAAGTACGAGCCCAAAGAGATCCTCGGCAG GGGGATCTCTTCTACTGTACGACGATGTATAGAAAAAGAAACTGGCATAGAGTATGCAGCAAAAATTATAGACATAAGCTGCGAGCCACATGATGGCATCGATTCTCATTCTATGAAGGATGCTACAATGCAAGAAGTTCAAATCTTACGTAGGGTAGCAGGCCATCCATACATCA TTGAACTACATGATGTATTTGAATCTAACACATTTATCTTTTTGATATTTGAGTTATGTAAAAATGGAGAGCTGTTTGATTACTTGACATCTGTTGTTACACTCTCGGAAAAGAAGACTCGCTACATCATGAGGCAGGTCTTTGAGGGAGTACAACATGTTCACAATCAAGGAATCGTACATAGGGATTTAAAaccagaaaatattttacttgatGACAATCTTAATGTGAAAATCACAGATTTTGGTTTTGCTAGGTTTTTGAAACCAGGAGAAAAGCTTTTTG atctTTGTGGTACTCCTGGTTATTTAGCACCTGAAGTTTTGAAGTGCAACATGTTCGAAAAATCAGATGGTTACAGTTTTGAAGTAGACGT atggGCTTGTGGTGTTATCATGTTTACATTACTAGTTGGATGTCCACCTTTTTGGCATCGTAAACAGATGGTAATGCTTAGAAATATTATGGAAGGAAAATATTCGTTTACCTCTCCAGAATGGGCTGACATAACag AAGCACCTAAGGATTTAATTAGTAAGTTGTTGGTTGTTGATCCAACAAAaagaatttctataaaagaaGCATTAGAACATTCATTTTTCCATACAGTG CTCTGGGATCAGGATATCGCTCCACTAAAGCGTTCACTGTCATCTAATTCACGACGACTCAGTCGAATATCTCAGTTAGCTTTG GAGCTCAAAGCAAAATCTTTCAACGCAAGAAAAAGATTTCAACTGGCTATTCTGTGCGTTCGCGCCGTTATACGAATCAAGAGGTTACACTCGACTCCTGAGCCGCTCTCTGTACAAGTTGCTAGTACAGATCCATACAGAATTAAAGTTCTAAGAAAA GTAATTGACGGATGTGCTTTCCGAGTCTATGGTCATTGGGTAAAGAAAGGAGAAGGCCAAAACCGAGCGGCCTTGTTTGAAAATACACCTAAGACAGATTTAAAACATCTTTACGTCAGTAATTTGAGTAGATAG
- the LOC100117602 gene encoding phosphorylase b kinase gamma catalytic chain, skeletal muscle/heart isoform isoform X2, producing MTKREMAKDDGDDLLPDKDAAKGFYAKYEPKEILGRGISSTVRRCIEKETGIEYAAKIIDISCEPHDGIDSHSMKDATMQEVQILRRVAGHPYIIELHDVFESNTFIFLIFELCKNGELFDYLTSVVTLSEKKTRYIMRQVFEGVQHVHNQGIVHRDLKPENILLDDNLNVKITDFGFARFLKPGEKLFDLCGTPGYLAPEVLKCNMFEKSDGYSFEVDVWACGVIMFTLLVGCPPFWHRKQMVMLRNIMEGKYSFTSPEWADITEAPKDLISKLLVVDPTKRISIKEALEHSFFHTVELKAKSFNARKRFQLAILCVRAVIRIKRLHSTPEPLSVQVASTDPYRIKVLRKVIDGCAFRVYGHWVKKGEGQNRAALFENTPKTDLKHLYVSNLSR from the exons ATGACAAAGAGGGAAATGGCGAAAGACGATGGGGACGATCTTCTGCCTGACAAAGATGCTGCCAAGGGCTTCTACGCCAAGTACGAGCCCAAAGAGATCCTCGGCAG GGGGATCTCTTCTACTGTACGACGATGTATAGAAAAAGAAACTGGCATAGAGTATGCAGCAAAAATTATAGACATAAGCTGCGAGCCACATGATGGCATCGATTCTCATTCTATGAAGGATGCTACAATGCAAGAAGTTCAAATCTTACGTAGGGTAGCAGGCCATCCATACATCA TTGAACTACATGATGTATTTGAATCTAACACATTTATCTTTTTGATATTTGAGTTATGTAAAAATGGAGAGCTGTTTGATTACTTGACATCTGTTGTTACACTCTCGGAAAAGAAGACTCGCTACATCATGAGGCAGGTCTTTGAGGGAGTACAACATGTTCACAATCAAGGAATCGTACATAGGGATTTAAAaccagaaaatattttacttgatGACAATCTTAATGTGAAAATCACAGATTTTGGTTTTGCTAGGTTTTTGAAACCAGGAGAAAAGCTTTTTG atctTTGTGGTACTCCTGGTTATTTAGCACCTGAAGTTTTGAAGTGCAACATGTTCGAAAAATCAGATGGTTACAGTTTTGAAGTAGACGT atggGCTTGTGGTGTTATCATGTTTACATTACTAGTTGGATGTCCACCTTTTTGGCATCGTAAACAGATGGTAATGCTTAGAAATATTATGGAAGGAAAATATTCGTTTACCTCTCCAGAATGGGCTGACATAACag AAGCACCTAAGGATTTAATTAGTAAGTTGTTGGTTGTTGATCCAACAAAaagaatttctataaaagaaGCATTAGAACATTCATTTTTCCATACAGTG GAGCTCAAAGCAAAATCTTTCAACGCAAGAAAAAGATTTCAACTGGCTATTCTGTGCGTTCGCGCCGTTATACGAATCAAGAGGTTACACTCGACTCCTGAGCCGCTCTCTGTACAAGTTGCTAGTACAGATCCATACAGAATTAAAGTTCTAAGAAAA GTAATTGACGGATGTGCTTTCCGAGTCTATGGTCATTGGGTAAAGAAAGGAGAAGGCCAAAACCGAGCGGCCTTGTTTGAAAATACACCTAAGACAGATTTAAAACATCTTTACGTCAGTAATTTGAGTAGATAG